In one window of Kosmotoga pacifica DNA:
- the tcmP gene encoding three-Cys-motif partner protein TcmP — translation MIISKNWKPKEHSEIKEKILGKYLFPWFMKVSSGFKNVFYIDTCSGPGIYKNGFKGSPIIALEQAYKAWKKHERTTFHFRFIDKDNSDCKELENNIRNLTINDDGFDNNDFNDFMNSIKYECINEDYSAVLDNLIFEVNELRAASFTFIDPYNATTVPMKHIIRFMDFDRSEVLYNFMLSDLVRTRKNRTLADTTEIFGEAIDISVMTDEQISNTYEKCLKKRIENSYVLKYIMRHSEKRMRLYDLYHLTHHKEGLKIMKGIMRGLSTSNHYFSNDKRYNKEQLSIFIPGLDEFRHHLCKEFDRKEVKLEEILERFVMNDEFLWDGKVIGDFLVKLRNDDEVEFVPNRKRPIKSTIIKIKYSA, via the coding sequence TTGATTATCTCAAAAAACTGGAAACCTAAGGAGCATTCAGAAATAAAAGAGAAAATTCTTGGGAAATATCTTTTCCCTTGGTTTATGAAAGTGTCATCAGGATTTAAAAATGTTTTTTACATTGATACTTGCTCCGGACCCGGGATATATAAAAACGGGTTCAAAGGTTCTCCTATAATCGCTCTTGAGCAAGCGTACAAAGCCTGGAAAAAACATGAGAGAACAACATTCCACTTTAGATTTATAGATAAAGACAATTCTGATTGTAAGGAGCTTGAAAACAATATTAGGAATCTTACAATTAATGATGACGGCTTTGACAATAATGACTTCAATGATTTTATGAATAGCATAAAATATGAATGTATTAACGAGGATTATTCTGCTGTTCTTGATAATTTAATTTTTGAAGTAAATGAACTAAGAGCTGCTTCCTTTACTTTTATAGATCCATATAATGCTACCACTGTTCCAATGAAGCACATAATCAGATTCATGGATTTTGATCGATCTGAAGTTTTATATAACTTTATGCTATCTGATTTAGTAAGAACAAGGAAAAATCGTACATTAGCGGACACGACTGAAATTTTTGGTGAAGCCATTGATATTTCAGTTATGACAGACGAGCAAATATCTAATACATACGAAAAGTGTCTTAAAAAGCGCATTGAAAATTCTTATGTTTTAAAGTATATTATGCGACATAGCGAAAAACGCATGCGACTATATGATTTATATCATCTGACACATCATAAGGAAGGATTAAAAATAATGAAAGGAATTATGAGGGGGCTTAGTACTTCTAACCATTATTTTTCTAATGATAAGAGATACAACAAAGAACAGCTGTCAATATTCATTCCAGGTCTTGATGAATTCAGACATCATTTGTGTAAAGAATTTGATAGGAAAGAAGTTAAACTTGAAGAGATATTGGAAAGATTTGTTATGAATGATGAATTTCTTTGGGATGGAAAAGTTATTGGAGACTTTCTTGTTAAGCTTCGAAATGATGATGAAGTTGAATTTGTCCCAAATCGTAAGAGACCTATAAAATCCACGATTATAAAAATCAAGTACTCTGCATGA
- a CDS encoding lamin tail domain-containing protein: MKHVFTLIILTLSVLAFSLTSVVIEFTADTTALYFEEYFDLFNQVKNYESAEVYKVVDGDTIWVTIERWLTKVRMIGLDTPETVHPTKPVEYFGKEASNFAKKILTGREVKLSYDWNKFDKYNRLLAYVWVPVQYNNSTKYVLFNLLAIINGYGHAYLYFPFKDEYMKIFKEAQDYARENSIGLWAGENASENEKESQVSQPQTQEKGDVRISYIKYSGNPEYIEIKNYGTSPVNLQGWKITDEGAKHVYVFGNVELKPGYVIRLYSGNKATENIWVRTYIWNNDGDVAYLYDSNGNLVDKYSY; this comes from the coding sequence ATGAAGCACGTTTTTACTCTTATAATATTGACCCTTTCCGTTCTTGCTTTCAGTCTTACGTCGGTAGTTATAGAATTTACTGCAGACACCACAGCTCTCTACTTCGAAGAATATTTTGACCTCTTTAACCAAGTCAAGAATTACGAAAGCGCTGAAGTATACAAAGTTGTAGATGGAGATACAATATGGGTCACAATAGAGCGATGGCTTACAAAAGTTAGGATGATAGGTCTTGATACTCCAGAGACAGTTCATCCTACAAAGCCCGTGGAGTATTTCGGTAAAGAAGCCTCGAATTTCGCTAAAAAGATTCTGACTGGTAGAGAAGTCAAACTCTCCTACGACTGGAATAAATTCGACAAATACAATAGGCTTTTGGCTTATGTATGGGTTCCAGTACAGTACAATAATTCGACAAAGTACGTTCTCTTTAACCTTCTTGCGATTATCAATGGATATGGTCATGCTTACCTGTATTTCCCCTTCAAAGACGAATATATGAAGATTTTCAAAGAAGCCCAAGACTACGCCAGAGAAAACTCAATCGGATTGTGGGCCGGCGAAAATGCTTCTGAGAATGAGAAAGAAAGTCAGGTATCTCAACCACAGACTCAGGAAAAAGGGGATGTGAGAATCTCGTACATCAAATATAGCGGAAATCCTGAGTATATTGAGATAAAGAACTATGGTACTTCGCCCGTGAACTTACAAGGATGGAAGATAACAGATGAAGGCGCAAAACATGTGTATGTATTTGGTAATGTGGAATTGAAACCTGGATATGTTATTCGTTTATACTCTGGAAATAAGGCAACAGAAAACATATGGGTCAGAACTTATATTTGGAATAATGATGGGGATGTAGCGTATCTTTATGATAGTAACGGAAATTTAGTTGATAAATACTCATATTAA
- a CDS encoding DUF4352 domain-containing protein, whose translation MRKASLFFVFLVLMLSLHAFSSMYAVTTDNQIVLLKDDGTWEAVKEAVDKYGIPKVQIDVPFVFENIAITIKNIFKYGDCIIFDFFIFNNSDEMISMDYISFDLRDIEGFNYDLRTYSSEAPEKYINRRLNGKIRPHGSLRGYLFLEISEDIELNELYVNHSDFFSSKTAVVSIRDIKIETLK comes from the coding sequence ATGAGAAAAGCCTCTTTATTTTTTGTCTTCTTAGTGTTAATGTTGAGTCTTCACGCTTTTTCCAGCATGTATGCTGTAACAACAGATAACCAAATAGTTTTATTAAAAGATGACGGTACTTGGGAAGCCGTTAAAGAAGCGGTGGATAAATATGGAATTCCAAAAGTCCAGATAGATGTCCCTTTTGTTTTTGAAAATATTGCGATTACAATCAAAAACATCTTCAAGTATGGGGATTGTATTATATTTGACTTCTTTATATTTAACAACTCGGATGAAATGATCAGCATGGATTATATCTCTTTTGACTTGAGAGACATTGAAGGATTCAATTACGACCTCAGAACGTATTCATCAGAAGCTCCAGAGAAATATATAAATAGGCGACTTAATGGGAAAATAAGGCCTCACGGCTCACTGAGAGGTTATTTATTTCTTGAAATCTCAGAGGATATAGAATTAAATGAGCTTTACGTGAATCACTCAGATTTTTTTTCAAGCAAAACTGCTGTTGTCTCAATTCGTGACATCAAAATCGAAACTTTAAAATAA
- a CDS encoding LexA family protein, translating into MLVGDLMQSLAERLKFLRESKGLSLRKLAEQINVHFSTLGSYEQGRRNPDLETLKMLAEFYNVSVDYLLGLVDDPKGHLKGEVKLATDMKRIPIVGKVCAGNGIPAEEEIIDYALIDSKSSADFGLEVKGNSMFPVFKDGDWVFVKKQPIAHTGEYVVCYVNGNDGIIRKFVKKGRTIYLVPENPDYERIIIEPESNITWGIIGVVVGKYERIMHY; encoded by the coding sequence ATGCTAGTGGGTGATTTGATGCAGTCATTAGCAGAAAGACTTAAATTTTTAAGAGAGTCAAAAGGCCTTTCTTTAAGGAAATTAGCTGAACAGATAAATGTACATTTTAGTACTTTGGGAAGCTATGAACAGGGTAGGCGCAATCCTGACCTTGAAACTTTAAAGATGCTTGCAGAGTTCTATAATGTATCCGTCGATTACCTCCTTGGTCTTGTTGACGATCCCAAAGGACATTTAAAAGGTGAAGTCAAACTTGCAACTGATATGAAACGGATACCTATAGTAGGAAAAGTATGTGCTGGCAATGGAATACCTGCGGAAGAAGAGATAATTGATTATGCTCTGATTGATTCAAAAAGCTCAGCTGATTTTGGACTAGAAGTTAAAGGGAATTCGATGTTCCCAGTCTTCAAAGATGGCGACTGGGTGTTTGTCAAAAAACAACCCATTGCACATACTGGTGAATACGTAGTTTGCTATGTCAATGGGAATGATGGAATCATAAGGAAATTCGTTAAAAAGGGACGCACAATCTATCTTGTACCAGAAAATCCAGATTATGAGCGTATTATTATCGAACCTGAAAGTAACATCACTTGGGGGATTATAGGGGTTGTTGTTGGCAAATATGAACGGATAATGCATTACTAA
- a CDS encoding helix-turn-helix transcriptional regulator, with the protein MTTLKELRERKELTLRQLGEKLGIHWTTLHSFESGRRAPSFEVADRIAAFFGVPIEEIFPRYRRRSPYPKDTAKVG; encoded by the coding sequence ATGACTACTCTCAAAGAGCTAAGAGAACGCAAAGAATTAACTCTTAGACAGCTCGGAGAAAAGCTTGGAATACATTGGACAACATTACACTCCTTTGAAAGTGGCAGAAGAGCTCCCTCCTTCGAGGTGGCGGATCGAATAGCTGCGTTCTTTGGAGTGCCAATTGAAGAAATCTTTCCGAGATACAGACGCCGCTCCCCCTACCCAAAGGATACAGCTAAGGTCGGCTGA
- a CDS encoding YqaJ viral recombinase family protein codes for MEQVKTLSRTKMTHEEWLKERQKGIGGSDAAAALGISRYKSKFRLFLEKTGKVEQPEPTERMQIGIEVEEAIFQMVKKRLSDYALIHNNQFYRHNEYPWMVGNIDGDIYDPRIKEFGVLELKFVSPYMKKEWEGEEIPQEYIIQLQHYFIVTNRSWGYIAALIGNEELLIKRVERDEELCKMIIDGEKNFWLNHVEKNIPPEIDGSEDAERLLNQLYPESYPEEIQLPPTAETLIEELNELKVQKKDLEEEIRLRENQIKEMLGEFESGRVSRYQVFWKTVIQKRLDSKKLKNERPDLYEEYTKETQYRKFSIKEAK; via the coding sequence ATGGAGCAGGTAAAGACCCTATCACGCACAAAAATGACACACGAAGAATGGCTTAAAGAAAGACAAAAAGGTATCGGCGGTAGCGATGCAGCTGCCGCCCTGGGGATTTCCAGATATAAATCCAAGTTCAGGCTTTTTCTAGAGAAAACCGGAAAGGTTGAACAACCCGAACCCACAGAGAGAATGCAGATAGGAATAGAAGTCGAAGAAGCCATATTCCAGATGGTTAAAAAGAGACTCTCGGATTACGCTCTGATTCACAACAACCAGTTTTACAGGCACAACGAATACCCGTGGATGGTCGGAAACATCGATGGAGATATCTATGACCCCAGAATCAAAGAGTTTGGTGTTCTTGAGCTGAAATTTGTGTCCCCGTACATGAAAAAGGAATGGGAAGGTGAAGAGATCCCTCAAGAATACATCATCCAGCTCCAACATTATTTCATAGTCACAAACAGGTCTTGGGGATATATAGCAGCTCTGATAGGCAACGAGGAGCTGTTGATCAAACGAGTAGAGAGAGATGAAGAATTATGCAAAATGATCATTGACGGCGAGAAAAACTTCTGGCTTAACCACGTCGAAAAGAATATCCCACCTGAAATTGACGGTTCAGAAGACGCTGAAAGGCTCCTTAACCAGCTTTATCCAGAATCTTACCCGGAGGAAATCCAGCTTCCACCAACAGCCGAGACGTTAATCGAAGAGCTGAACGAATTGAAAGTGCAAAAGAAGGATCTGGAAGAGGAAATCAGGCTAAGAGAAAACCAGATCAAGGAAATGCTCGGAGAGTTTGAGTCCGGAAGAGTCTCCAGATATCAAGTGTTTTGGAAGACCGTTATTCAGAAAAGACTTGATAGCAAGAAGCTCAAGAATGAACGACCTGATTTATACGAAGAATACACGAAAGAAACTCAATACAGAAAGTTCAGCATCAAGGAGGCGAAATGA
- the recT gene encoding recombination protein RecT, which translates to MATAEKVKNQLAKKGNGKKSITIMDLLNDPKMKSQIQRALPNGMSAERIARIALTALRMNPQLQECSPQSFAAALMTSAQLGLEPNTPLGHAWLIPRKNHGKMEVQFELGYKGMLDLVRRSGMITAIFAEEVREKDEFEFEYGTNPYLKHKPYLGGDRGKVLFYYAVATFKDGGYAFKVMSIPEIEEARKLSQSANSPYSPWNRFYDEMAKKTVLKRLCKYLPLSIEVQRNLAQDETIRTQIEADDILDLPNENEFEVVEVEEIPGEEEKEEAKEGPFPNKALRESPTPLT; encoded by the coding sequence ATGGCAACGGCCGAAAAGGTGAAAAATCAGTTAGCTAAGAAGGGGAATGGAAAGAAAAGCATTACCATTATGGACCTATTAAACGATCCCAAGATGAAATCACAAATTCAGAGAGCTCTTCCTAATGGAATGAGTGCCGAAAGAATCGCCAGGATAGCATTAACAGCTTTAAGAATGAACCCGCAGCTTCAAGAGTGTTCTCCTCAAAGTTTCGCGGCAGCATTAATGACTTCAGCTCAATTAGGTCTCGAGCCAAATACTCCCTTAGGTCATGCCTGGTTAATTCCCAGGAAGAACCACGGAAAAATGGAAGTTCAATTTGAACTCGGTTATAAAGGAATGCTCGACCTCGTGAGACGGTCCGGAATGATTACAGCGATATTTGCAGAGGAAGTAAGAGAAAAGGATGAATTCGAGTTTGAGTATGGTACTAATCCCTACTTGAAGCACAAGCCCTATCTGGGCGGCGATCGTGGAAAGGTTCTCTTCTACTACGCAGTCGCCACGTTCAAAGACGGAGGATATGCTTTTAAAGTTATGTCGATCCCTGAAATTGAAGAAGCCAGGAAGCTCAGCCAATCTGCAAATTCTCCTTACTCTCCTTGGAACAGGTTCTATGACGAGATGGCGAAGAAGACGGTACTGAAGAGATTGTGCAAATATTTACCGCTAAGCATCGAAGTCCAAAGGAATCTTGCACAAGACGAAACGATCCGAACCCAAATTGAAGCAGACGATATCCTCGATCTCCCAAATGAGAATGAGTTTGAAGTTGTTGAAGTTGAAGAAATCCCTGGTGAAGAAGAAAAAGAAGAAGCTAAAGAAGGACCTTTTCCGAATAAAGCTCTTAGGGAGTCACCTACCCCCTTAACATAA
- a CDS encoding ATP-binding protein, producing the protein MLYFQPENDIYGPYSFKCPRYAKWKKQVELEKKVMEAIPKKFWDKNFDNYIPVSEDTKTALEVCRKYSSAKAWRTGSNLIILGTYGIGKTHLAAAIVRFAITQGDNAVLVTAPSLASGSIEDIRERFKHIRNVELIVIDDFSNEAEHKLVAGEIFELINYRYEAECGLVITSNLTPSNLKEALGDRVFDRILERTLILHIKDVDSYRKRKREKYLEWMD; encoded by the coding sequence GTGCTATATTTCCAGCCCGAGAATGATATATATGGGCCTTACAGCTTCAAGTGCCCAAGATATGCCAAATGGAAAAAACAAGTAGAGCTTGAAAAAAAGGTGATGGAAGCTATACCAAAGAAGTTCTGGGATAAGAACTTCGATAATTACATCCCTGTCAGCGAAGACACAAAAACAGCCCTTGAAGTCTGCCGAAAATACTCCAGTGCAAAAGCCTGGAGAACGGGATCAAACTTAATAATACTCGGGACTTATGGTATAGGGAAAACACATCTTGCAGCTGCGATTGTTCGCTTCGCAATAACACAAGGAGATAATGCTGTTCTTGTAACTGCCCCCTCTTTGGCTTCCGGCTCGATTGAAGATATCCGTGAAAGGTTCAAACATATCCGGAATGTAGAGCTCATTGTGATCGATGATTTTTCAAACGAAGCGGAACATAAGCTGGTTGCTGGAGAGATTTTTGAACTCATAAACTATCGCTATGAAGCCGAATGCGGTTTAGTTATCACTTCGAATTTGACTCCTTCAAACCTCAAAGAAGCACTTGGTGACAGAGTCTTCGATAGGATTCTGGAAAGGACGCTTATATTGCATATCAAGGATGTTGATAGCTACCGCAAAAGAAAGCGCGAGAAGTATCTTGAATGGATGGATTAG
- a CDS encoding single-stranded DNA-binding protein, with translation MPYLNHVQLMGHIGRETELKFTPNGKTYRILSLAVSRGKDRDGNERGTDWFRVIVWGDQPWLDEIEKGDLVLVLGRIQIDRKDEKTFVSVMASRVFRLRGKLQASQEIETTEEPEAEYIPPEVPENDDVPF, from the coding sequence ATGCCGTATCTAAATCACGTTCAGTTAATGGGACATATAGGCCGTGAAACGGAATTGAAATTTACTCCTAATGGAAAGACATACAGAATCCTTTCTCTTGCCGTTTCAAGAGGAAAAGACCGTGATGGGAATGAACGAGGGACAGACTGGTTCAGGGTTATCGTGTGGGGCGATCAGCCCTGGTTGGATGAAATAGAAAAAGGCGATCTCGTTTTGGTACTCGGAAGGATTCAGATCGACCGTAAAGATGAAAAGACTTTTGTTAGCGTTATGGCCAGCAGAGTTTTCAGGCTCAGGGGAAAACTCCAGGCTTCACAGGAAATTGAAACCACAGAAGAACCGGAAGCCGAATACATCCCACCGGAAGTGCCTGAGAATGACGATGTGCCGTTTTGA
- a CDS encoding sigma factor-like helix-turn-helix DNA-binding protein: MKQEVHELWRKRDVLERYTETMLVHTSSIVYCRKHEKDYNSKIFRDAEVVKILEKMDEAVEKLSEDEKKVWLWRYQEKMTLEEIGQMLVGLPKRSVNARRYWRIKAFRTLNHIAFELAKFLRTGGT, translated from the coding sequence GTGAAGCAGGAAGTTCACGAGCTATGGCGTAAAAGGGATGTGTTAGAAAGATATACAGAGACTATGTTGGTTCACACTTCATCAATAGTATACTGTCGAAAACATGAAAAAGACTATAATTCCAAGATTTTTAGAGACGCTGAAGTTGTAAAAATCTTGGAAAAAATGGATGAAGCAGTCGAGAAGTTGTCTGAGGATGAAAAGAAAGTGTGGCTTTGGCGCTACCAGGAAAAGATGACCCTCGAAGAGATTGGACAAATGCTGGTTGGGTTACCAAAAAGAAGCGTTAATGCACGTAGATACTGGAGAATAAAAGCTTTTAGGACATTAAACCATATTGCGTTTGAGCTTGCAAAATTTTTGAGAACAGGGGGAACTTAA
- a CDS encoding terminase large subunit domain-containing protein, with amino-acid sequence MNKEQFLNDIGFKPHPGQYEAFMSDARFKILCNGRRWGKSLYSAIEILPYVFMKDKRVWVVGPTYELAQKVFREVYKYVRPRKFLWEANGRCVNSKSEMRIVTNFGTEIVGKSADNPDSLIGEGLDLLIVDEAARIKEEVWHEALRPTLSDRNGRAIIISTPKGRNWFFRTWTRGKDPKFPEYQSWQHPSSENPYLKPEEIEEARRTLPERAFRQEYLAEFLEDTGGVFRGVRKNIRKTLRDPKPGEFFYKGVDLAKYMDFTVICVLDQNGDLVHFERFNQINWSLQMERIKQVDRKYPGTIWIDSTGVGDPIFEDLRRQGLSVESFKFNHSSKEQLINNLALAIEQGTIHYEDIPELVNELEIFEYQISPSGNLKMSAPDGYHDDCVIALALAVWGHSKPRSFSFTEDIL; translated from the coding sequence ATGAACAAAGAACAATTCCTAAACGATATAGGTTTCAAACCACATCCTGGACAGTATGAAGCGTTTATGTCTGATGCGAGGTTCAAAATTCTCTGCAACGGCAGAAGATGGGGAAAATCGCTCTATTCAGCCATTGAGATTCTTCCTTATGTGTTCATGAAAGATAAAAGGGTTTGGGTAGTTGGGCCAACATATGAATTGGCTCAGAAGGTCTTCAGAGAAGTTTATAAGTATGTTAGGCCTCGGAAATTCTTGTGGGAAGCAAACGGCCGCTGTGTAAATTCTAAATCCGAAATGAGAATTGTTACCAACTTTGGGACGGAAATTGTTGGAAAGTCAGCAGACAATCCAGACTCGCTGATAGGTGAAGGTTTAGATCTTCTGATAGTAGATGAAGCAGCCAGAATCAAAGAGGAAGTATGGCACGAAGCTTTAAGACCAACTTTATCGGATAGGAACGGAAGAGCCATAATAATTAGCACCCCTAAAGGTAGAAATTGGTTTTTCCGAACGTGGACACGAGGCAAAGACCCGAAGTTTCCAGAATATCAGTCGTGGCAACATCCATCCTCTGAAAATCCATACTTAAAGCCTGAAGAGATTGAAGAAGCCAGAAGGACACTGCCTGAACGTGCATTTAGACAAGAATACCTCGCGGAATTTTTGGAAGATACAGGCGGTGTTTTTCGGGGAGTTAGAAAGAATATCCGAAAAACTCTCCGGGATCCTAAACCTGGAGAGTTTTTTTATAAGGGCGTTGACCTTGCCAAATATATGGACTTCACAGTTATTTGTGTCCTTGATCAAAATGGCGACTTGGTTCACTTTGAAAGATTCAACCAAATCAATTGGAGCTTGCAAATGGAAAGAATCAAGCAGGTGGATCGAAAATACCCTGGAACTATTTGGATAGATTCTACTGGTGTTGGCGATCCGATTTTTGAAGACTTGAGACGTCAAGGTCTTAGTGTGGAAAGCTTCAAATTTAACCATTCTTCCAAAGAACAACTTATCAACAACCTTGCTTTAGCGATAGAGCAAGGAACAATCCACTATGAAGATATTCCGGAGTTAGTCAATGAGCTGGAGATCTTCGAATATCAGATAAGCCCTTCAGGAAACCTTAAAATGAGTGCTCCCGATGGCTACCACGATGACTGCGTCATAGCACTGGCTTTGGCTGTTTGGGGGCATTCTAAACCCCGGAGCTTCTCGTTTACCGAGGATATTTTGTGA
- a CDS encoding phage portal protein: MAKNYYRLWDLFYGDYDRQYCEKNQLFIDTDKQGRVKHMTKSLVDYAFEIISTDLSLIFGKGIELYDPDNEANTQRLEKILKFNNFDTLSKLMTLQGLILGDTAAKVGRDDNGKIRIGLVNFLNGDVEYVKQYGEIVAWIYKYQMPHENGTIKVREVYTRDRVQIFYDEKTVIDVPNRYGEFWFVFAPNIPSINYDVWGESELERIGDTIDEMNSILSRITAIADVYAKPRIIAKNLADPGSLKREDNIWAVNAEDIRILEYSGNVIPSLLQTYDRLENYLRNKCPELILNDLGNISGYALKLKLSKLIRKIENYRDVYFEAFKKIARLALMMDGVENPNIEIKAGPVIPADEVEDLNRWIQLISMNLVSKETAAQALGIDWEAEQEKINKEIEMLAARFMGGENDVSGDTGAI, from the coding sequence ATGGCAAAGAACTATTACAGGTTATGGGATCTCTTTTATGGAGATTATGACCGACAGTATTGCGAAAAGAACCAGCTTTTCATAGACACGGATAAGCAAGGCCGGGTCAAGCATATGACTAAAAGCCTTGTGGATTACGCTTTTGAGATTATCAGCACGGATTTAAGCTTGATATTTGGCAAAGGTATTGAGTTATACGACCCTGACAACGAAGCCAACACCCAAAGGCTTGAAAAGATCTTGAAGTTCAATAACTTCGACACTCTATCAAAACTCATGACGCTTCAAGGTCTGATTTTGGGTGATACGGCTGCGAAGGTAGGAAGAGACGACAATGGAAAAATCCGAATCGGGCTGGTCAACTTCCTGAATGGCGATGTTGAATACGTCAAGCAATACGGTGAGATTGTGGCATGGATCTACAAGTACCAGATGCCACACGAGAATGGGACTATCAAAGTTCGGGAAGTTTACACCCGTGATAGAGTCCAGATCTTCTACGATGAGAAAACCGTTATAGACGTACCAAATAGATATGGCGAGTTCTGGTTCGTCTTCGCACCGAATATCCCATCGATTAACTATGACGTATGGGGTGAATCGGAGCTTGAAAGGATAGGCGACACGATAGATGAGATGAATTCGATTCTTTCCCGAATAACTGCCATTGCGGACGTTTACGCAAAACCCCGAATCATAGCCAAAAACCTTGCTGACCCAGGTTCCTTGAAGCGTGAAGATAACATTTGGGCTGTCAACGCTGAAGACATTCGGATCCTGGAGTATTCAGGCAACGTCATTCCTTCACTCTTGCAGACTTACGATAGGTTGGAAAACTACCTAAGAAATAAATGTCCTGAGCTGATACTCAACGATCTTGGAAATATATCTGGGTATGCTTTGAAATTGAAGCTTTCTAAACTCATCAGGAAGATAGAAAACTACCGCGACGTGTACTTCGAAGCCTTCAAGAAGATTGCCAGACTCGCGCTCATGATGGACGGTGTGGAAAATCCAAACATCGAAATAAAAGCAGGACCTGTCATACCAGCTGACGAGGTTGAAGACCTGAATAGGTGGATTCAGCTAATCAGCATGAACCTCGTATCAAAAGAAACAGCCGCACAGGCTTTGGGAATAGACTGGGAAGCTGAACAGGAGAAGATAAACAAAGAGATTGAAATGCTCGCAGCACGCTTTATGGGCGGTGAAAACGATGTTTCCGGAGATACGGGAGCTATATAG
- a CDS encoding DUF4355 domain-containing protein: MADNERIEAQNPEAGAEANETQEAIHDDQNPMEVLKATAEQLGVKDIHIFSEKELQSIIDQRVTQAIKTREERLRKQQEIEKMKEKGQYEQLLREERRAALEDLRAAHLQAKGLPADFAELVNLDDLLDHSLTEAKDKLLSKIDTIATKLNEIIEQKVTEKLKSMEQGTFTSPESQTPTLPKDPHEAIKQIFQQARR; this comes from the coding sequence ATGGCAGATAATGAGAGGATCGAAGCTCAGAACCCAGAAGCGGGGGCTGAGGCTAACGAGACTCAAGAGGCTATTCACGACGACCAGAACCCTATGGAGGTTCTCAAAGCAACAGCTGAACAGCTCGGTGTTAAAGACATTCATATCTTCTCGGAGAAGGAGCTCCAATCCATCATTGACCAGCGGGTGACACAGGCTATCAAAACCCGTGAAGAACGACTGAGGAAGCAACAGGAAATCGAGAAGATGAAAGAGAAGGGGCAGTACGAACAGCTCCTGAGAGAGGAACGCAGGGCGGCACTGGAAGACCTGAGGGCAGCTCATTTACAAGCCAAAGGGCTTCCGGCGGACTTTGCCGAACTGGTAAACCTAGATGATTTATTAGACCACAGCTTGACGGAAGCGAAGGACAAACTTCTAAGCAAGATCGACACTATCGCTACAAAGCTGAATGAAATCATCGAACAGAAGGTAACTGAAAAACTGAAATCTATGGAACAGGGCACTTTTACAAGCCCTGAATCCCAGACCCCAACATTACCTAAAGATCCACATGAGGCTATTAAGCAAATTTTCCAACAAGCAAGGAGGTAA